In Polaribacter sp. Hel_I_88, the following proteins share a genomic window:
- a CDS encoding murein hydrolase activator EnvC: MKNIKFHIVFSMVFFMSLSVFSQTKRELENQREKYKAEIVKLNRLLFNETKKEKNALEDLKDINQKIVVRNKLINTINLEAKLLSNEIRTNEREIAKLNKALKALKADYGEMIYKSYKSKSQQSRTMFLLSSQNFYQAYKRLEYMKQYTQFRKKQGEEILEQTSVIEKKNDSLVIQKKNKETLLLAEKNQKKEIEADKKKQENLLSIIKKTEGKYKREIEKNVKEDRRVAAQIDKIIRDEIEKANRLALSKLKDKPKTATKKNEFILTPEAKALATKFELNKGKLPWPVKEGLVVRKFGKQPDPTFPGIIINGTGLHIVTSRGSNAEAIFSGEVLNVLVGSDGTKNVFIRHGNYISSYNNLENSLVKKGDKVDIGQNLGKIFTDKINGKTKLVFVLLKNTEILDPAAWILKR; encoded by the coding sequence ATGAAAAATATAAAGTTTCATATTGTCTTTTCTATGGTTTTCTTTATGAGTTTGTCTGTTTTTAGTCAAACAAAAAGAGAGTTGGAAAATCAGCGAGAAAAATATAAGGCAGAAATTGTAAAATTAAATAGATTACTTTTTAATGAAACTAAGAAAGAAAAAAACGCCTTAGAAGATTTAAAAGATATCAACCAAAAAATAGTAGTAAGAAACAAACTAATAAACACGATTAATTTAGAAGCGAAACTTTTATCTAACGAAATAAGAACAAACGAACGAGAAATTGCAAAATTAAATAAAGCCTTAAAAGCCTTAAAAGCCGATTATGGTGAGATGATTTACAAATCTTACAAAAGTAAATCCCAACAAAGCAGAACAATGTTTTTGTTGTCTTCACAGAATTTTTATCAAGCTTACAAACGTTTGGAGTATATGAAACAATATACCCAATTCAGAAAAAAACAAGGTGAAGAAATTTTAGAGCAAACAAGTGTTATCGAAAAAAAGAACGACTCTTTGGTTATCCAAAAGAAAAATAAAGAAACGTTACTTTTAGCAGAAAAAAATCAGAAAAAAGAAATTGAAGCTGATAAAAAGAAGCAAGAAAATTTACTTTCTATCATTAAAAAGACAGAAGGTAAATACAAAAGAGAAATAGAAAAAAACGTAAAAGAAGATAGGAGAGTTGCTGCTCAAATAGATAAAATTATTAGAGATGAAATTGAGAAAGCAAACAGATTGGCTTTATCAAAATTAAAAGATAAACCTAAAACAGCGACTAAGAAAAATGAGTTTATTTTAACGCCAGAAGCAAAAGCTTTAGCAACAAAATTTGAGCTAAATAAAGGTAAATTACCTTGGCCTGTAAAAGAAGGATTGGTGGTTAGAAAGTTTGGAAAACAACCTGATCCTACATTTCCTGGAATTATAATTAATGGAACTGGTTTGCATATTGTAACAAGTAGAGGAAGCAATGCAGAAGCTATTTTTAGTGGCGAAGTTTTAAATGTTTTGGTGGGTTCTGATGGTACAAAAAACGTTTTTATTCGTCATGGAAATTATATAAGTTCTTATAATAATCTTGAAAATTCTTTAGTTAAAAAAGGCGATAAAGTTGATATAGGACAAAATTTAGGGAAGATATTTACGGATAAGATAAATGGTAAAACTAAGTTGGTTTTTGTGCTTTTAAAAAATACTGAAATATTAGATCCTGCTGCTTGGATATTAAAAAGATAA
- a CDS encoding type 1 glutamine amidotransferase domain-containing protein — protein MENLDRKNVAILATNGFEESELREPKKALEKAGANVHIISLKSGEIKSWADGDWGKAYKVDKTLDQVTQADYNALMLPGGVINPDTLRADKNAVNFVKSFFENSKPVAAICHAPWLLAEAGVLEGRNITSYKSIKTDMINAGANWTDEEVVVDSGLVTSRNPNDLPAFNAKLVEEVYEGKHEEQMA, from the coding sequence ATGGAAAATTTAGATAGAAAGAATGTTGCAATTTTAGCAACAAATGGTTTTGAAGAAAGCGAATTAAGAGAGCCTAAAAAAGCTTTGGAAAAAGCAGGAGCAAACGTACATATTATATCCTTAAAATCTGGTGAAATTAAATCTTGGGCAGATGGAGATTGGGGAAAAGCCTATAAAGTTGATAAAACATTAGACCAAGTTACACAAGCAGATTATAATGCTTTAATGTTGCCTGGAGGCGTTATAAATCCAGATACATTAAGAGCCGATAAAAATGCTGTAAATTTTGTAAAATCGTTTTTTGAAAATAGTAAGCCAGTAGCAGCAATTTGTCATGCACCTTGGTTATTAGCAGAAGCAGGCGTTTTAGAAGGAAGAAATATCACATCCTATAAATCTATTAAAACAGATATGATAAATGCTGGTGCAAACTGGACAGATGAAGAAGTAGTAGTGGATTCTGGATTGGTAACTAGTAGAAACCCAAACGATTTACCAGCATTTAATGCAAAATTAGTAGAGGAAGTATATGAAGGGAAACATGAAGAACAAATGGCATAA
- a CDS encoding DUF4292 domain-containing protein, with protein sequence MKYFKYILLFTIIFTSCKTTKNMIDANATAKDISAKKVAKKHMAANFDKKTLDAKLKVNFDNGKTNQGLSVQMKMKKDEVIWLKGTKFITVFKAEITPTSVKYYSSVFKHYFEGDFSMMKEFLGVEINFEQLQNLFLGQSLLNLKEEDQNVEVVDNRYILSPEKQAALFDIFFTINPAHFKLDEQSIVNAEKDLRLDVQYPSYNIIDNVIFPSEINIKAKNAKKVTAIDLEYKSVEFNTDVEMSFSIPSGYKQLTF encoded by the coding sequence ATGAAGTACTTTAAATACATACTGCTTTTTACAATAATTTTTACTTCTTGTAAAACAACAAAAAATATGATTGATGCAAATGCAACAGCCAAAGATATTTCTGCCAAAAAAGTAGCAAAAAAACACATGGCTGCTAATTTTGATAAGAAAACATTGGATGCCAAACTAAAAGTGAATTTTGATAATGGAAAAACCAATCAAGGCTTATCTGTGCAAATGAAAATGAAAAAAGATGAGGTTATTTGGCTAAAAGGAACCAAGTTTATCACTGTTTTTAAAGCCGAAATTACACCAACCTCTGTTAAATATTACTCCTCTGTCTTTAAACATTATTTTGAAGGTGATTTTTCAATGATGAAAGAATTTCTAGGTGTAGAAATTAATTTTGAACAACTACAAAATCTATTTTTAGGGCAATCTTTATTAAATTTAAAAGAGGAAGATCAAAATGTGGAAGTTGTGGACAATCGATATATTTTATCACCTGAAAAACAAGCTGCATTGTTTGATATTTTCTTTACTATAAATCCTGCACATTTTAAATTAGACGAACAATCTATTGTAAATGCAGAGAAAGATTTACGTTTAGATGTGCAATATCCATCATACAACATTATTGATAACGTTATTTTTCCTTCAGAAATTAACATCAAAGCAAAAAACGCAAAAAAAGTTACTGCCATTGATTTAGAGTATAAATCTGTGGAATTCAATACAGATGTAGAAATGTCTTTTAGCATTCCTAGTGGTTATAAACAGCTTACATTTTAA
- a CDS encoding lipopolysaccharide assembly protein LapB: MNIRFKNKEHRKERQFYAIRLALFSFLFFLFSFSSFSQDSIPANQDLSEEAELKFQQFFFKALSEKAIGNYQKALENLENCNQLLENNMAVFFEFSKNYLLLKNTLLAKEYIERALQKDGDNVWMLKHLVKIYQQENNLEAAINTQQKIVALNPKERAFLVRLYLYNRQYKEAISLMNTLEDENLLSANLKSLKASLEKRKKPKAEEKKLSDITSLINQFETEKSYTILEQILKISEDNATQLLKLSDEGILLFPAQPFVYLMKGKALNYQKNHKEALSVLENGFDFVIEDNMEANFYIEMAKAYKGLGNLIEENKYQQKADKLKS; this comes from the coding sequence ATGAATATAAGATTTAAGAATAAAGAACATAGAAAAGAGAGACAGTTTTATGCTATAAGATTGGCTCTTTTCTCTTTTCTCTTTTTTCTTTTCTCTTTTTCATCTTTTTCACAAGATAGCATTCCTGCAAACCAAGATTTATCTGAAGAAGCAGAATTAAAATTTCAACAATTCTTTTTTAAAGCACTTTCAGAAAAAGCGATTGGAAACTATCAAAAAGCGCTAGAAAATTTAGAAAATTGCAACCAACTGTTAGAGAATAATATGGCTGTTTTTTTTGAGTTTTCTAAAAATTATCTTTTATTAAAAAATACGTTATTAGCCAAAGAATATATAGAAAGAGCTTTACAAAAAGATGGGGATAATGTTTGGATGTTAAAACATTTGGTGAAAATTTATCAACAGGAAAATAATTTAGAAGCAGCTATCAATACACAACAAAAAATAGTTGCTCTAAATCCTAAAGAAAGAGCCTTTTTAGTGCGTCTTTATTTATATAATAGGCAATATAAAGAAGCCATTTCTTTAATGAATACCTTGGAAGATGAAAATTTACTTTCGGCGAATTTAAAAAGTTTGAAAGCAAGTTTAGAAAAGAGAAAAAAACCAAAAGCTGAAGAAAAGAAATTATCTGATATTACCTCTTTAATTAATCAGTTTGAAACAGAAAAATCGTATACTATTTTAGAGCAAATTTTAAAGATTTCTGAGGACAATGCAACTCAACTATTAAAATTAAGTGACGAAGGTATTTTGTTGTTTCCTGCCCAACCTTTTGTATATTTAATGAAAGGAAAAGCATTAAATTATCAGAAAAATCATAAAGAAGCGTTATCTGTATTAGAGAATGGGTTTGATTTTGTGATAGAAGACAACATGGAAGCCAATTTTTATATAGAAATGGCTAAGGCCTACAAAGGTTTAGGTAATTTGATTGAAGAAAATAAATATCAACAGAAAGCTGATAAATTGAAAAGTTAA